Sequence from the Mauremys mutica isolate MM-2020 ecotype Southern chromosome 2, ASM2049712v1, whole genome shotgun sequence genome:
caggaaaaaggaaaacattttatagCTCCAGTGATGAAAGCAACAGTACAACTTCCAGCCTTGCTTCTTCCAAGCCCTCCATTAGTACAGAAGCCAAGAACTTTGTAGGGAGTGGAAATGGGAGTGAAGAGAGCAATGATTTTAAAACGGCAAAAGAACAGCTCTGGGTAGACCAGCAAAAGAAATATCACAATCAGCCTCAACGCACACCAGTCTCATCCTATGGTGGTATTAAAAAATCTTTGGGAGCTGGAAGGTCTCGGGGTCCATTTGGAAAATTTGTCCCTCCGGTGCCAAGACAAGATGGGAATGAAAATGGAGGGCCGCAGTATAAACCTTATGGCGCTGGACCAACAGAGTCTTCATTTCCAGTGGATGAACGTTTGAAGAACATAGAACCAAAAATGATTGAACTTATTATGCACGAGATCATGGACCATGGACCTCCAGTGAACTGGGATGACATTGCTGGAGTAGACTTTGCTAAAGCAACTATAAAGGAGATAGTAGTCTGGCCTATGCTGAGACCAGACATCTTTACAGGGTTACGTGGTCCTCCCAAAGGAATTCTTCTCTTTGGCCCTCCTGGGACAGGTAAGACTCTTATAGGCAAGTGCATTGCGTGTCAATCAGGAGCTACTTTTTTTAGCATCAGTGCCTCTTCGCTGACCTCCAAGTGGGTAGGTGAGGGGGAAAAGATGGTTCGTGCACTGTTCACTGTGGCACGATGTCAGCAGCCAGCTGTGATTTTCATTGATGAAATCGATTCTCTCTTGTCTCAGCGTGGAGATGGGGAACATGAATCTTCTAGAAGAATAAAAACTGAATTTTTAGTCCAGTTGGATGGAGCAACAACCTCGTCTGAAGACCGTATTCTAGTGGTGGGAGCAACAAATCGGCCACAAGAAATTGATGAGGCTGCCCGAAGAAGACTGGTAAAAAGGCTGTACATCCCTCTTCCTGAAGCTTCAGCTAGGAAGCAGATTGTAACTCGTCTGATGTCAAAGGAGCACTGCTGTCTAAGAGAAGAGGAAGTTGAGCTCATAGTTAAAAAATCTGATGGATTTTCTGGGGCAGACATGACACAGCTGTGTCGAGAAGCTTCTTTAGGTCCTATCCGTAGCCTTCAGTCCATGGACATTGCAACCATCACACCCGAACAAGTTCGGCCTATTTCTTTTCTTGACTTTGACAGTGCTTTCAAAACTGTGCGACCCAGTGTGTCTTCAAAGGATCTGGAACTATATGAAAACTGGAACCAAACATTTGGCTGTGGAAGATAACTGCATCTGAATTGTTGTGCAGaagtttttctttctctctctgtctcacacatACCCACACTAAGATCAACAGTCATTTACAATGTTCAAGTTTTTTTTGTTATAACAATTCTTTGTAATAAAGCTATTTTAATAAATGTGATTAAATTCATTATTGGATTTTATGTTGCTTCCTTGCCCTGAGTTCTGAGAATGAAATGCACTTCAATGCAGAGAGTTTGCAGTAGGCTCTCAACCAGAGGATGTTGAAaaggccaagacaataacagggttcaaaaaagaactagataaattcatggaggataggtccatcagtggctattagccgggatggtgtccttagcctctgtttgccagaagctgggaatagatcacttgatgattacctgttctgttcattccctctgggacacctggcattggccactgtcggaagatggacctttcgtctgatCCATTCTTATTGCATTTAACCTCCACAATAGCTGGGAAGAGCAACCCACCCACATCAACCAATGGAGAGCatccacaaaacaaaaaaaccccaatattATTTCTGTACAATGTTAATGATTGTTCTCGTTAATAATCTTATGCAGTACAGTATGCAAATCTGAGATACTGGACATACATGCTTTAACCGTACGAATGGTAATTTATGATGTTCATAAAGTATTTTGTTCTGTAACTATTCAAATACATTACAAAACAGTTTTCTCTGGTTCTGAGCCCGTGAACAGTTGCAGTAGTTCGGATCGTGCACCCATGCAGAATAACTTTGAAGTGAGGACTTGTGGAAGTATGGAGTCCGTATTAGCACATCATTGTAGGATTTCATCATAGTAACCAGAAGAATTCTGATTATAATATACTTTGTGGTGATTGAACAGAAAGGGGATGGTATTCTCATGTTTTGGTATGCTTTATTACACACTTGCTGTCTCCTAGTAAAAGGTAtcaattggaatttttttttaaaaggagcatTTCTCTTGCGTAGCCTGTGATTAACTACAATATATGTATTTAATGTTTACAGTATCTCTCTGATTTATCTTCATTTGTTTTGGTATGAGTTTAATTTTAAGATACAAATTGTTTTAAGAAAGGAATTAAATGTAAAGTTCTTCAAACTGAGTTTTTGTTCTACATCATTGTGATAGTAGAAATTCTCTAAATATGGATAAATTACTGGTGATGCTTGGGTAAATTTTTAACGCCAACCTGGGACTTAATTATGCAGGGGTATGAGACTATAGAAAACATTGAGTTCAGAAtaattttgagatttttttttattattattaaagtttttcttagggcttgactacacttaaaacactatagcagcacagctgcaccactgtagcacttcagggtagaacctttttatgcccaagatcactttttgaatctaagggcaacccaggatctccccccccccaaccttctcAAAGCCCTGTCCTGCTCACTCtaggcccccacccccatccctcactctcccccaacctcactcactttcgccaggcaggagcagggggttggtgttGGAGGTGGGGGGGTGCATGCTCGGGGCTGAGGCCGAGGGGTTGgtagtatgggagggggctctgggctcagcctggggcagggggttggagtgcaggagggggtgcagggtgcgggctctggaaaggctccaggctggggcacagtgttggggtgcaggaggaggtacagggtgctggctctgggagggaggtaaggcctggggtttggggtgcaagagggggttcagggtgcagaagggcttttggggtgctggctccggagggggctcagggatgaggAGTGGGGTGCAGCTTCCTGCTGGGCACCACTTATCTCCAGCCGCTCCCAGTCAGTGGTGGCtgcagcaaggctaaggcaggctccctgcctaccctggccccacgctgctcctgcggtcggtgggtgggtgggggcgggtGGCACATGGCTCTGTATGCTGCCCatctctgcaagcaccaccctCGCAGCTCTCCAGGCCAATGTGAGCTGCAGGCACAGTGCTTGTAGGCAGGAGCAGCGTGCAGGGAGCCCCCTACCCTCCTGGGCCATAGAGCTGCACTGGCCGCTTtggggagtggtgtggggccgggataggcagggagtctgccttagctgCAGCCACACTATGCTGGAGATCGCAAttgactgggagatcctctacgatcgacctacaccaatgggagggattctcccatcgaTGTAGATAATCCAGTTCCCCGGGAGGCGGAAGTccagttgacagaagaattcttccctctacCTAGCATTGTGTACAtggggacttaggttggcttaactatgccactcgagtgtggatttttcacactcttgAGCGACGTAGTTTaaaaacctaattttctagtgtagacagtcCTAAGAATCACTATTGATTGAAACATTAAAAATAGTTTAAAGAGAACTTActgtttgagattttttttatgcAGATGTGTACATTATAGTATTCTAAGACGTATTCATAGATCTAcgtcattttaaaaatacattttaaataatttcaaaatgCTCGTGGTCAGTTACGTATACTTCAGATAAATATGCTTCTGAATGTATTTTTGTTGCTGACAAAAtatgattctattattgtttGGATGAATGGAGTCAGAAGGTTCTTCATACAGACCTTCTCTGCCACTTTCTAGCACGCTAAATAAGAGAGGTGATAGAAAGATGTTCTACATATAGcattttgttaatttaaaaaaaatcatatgcaTTTGCCCAACTCCTTTTTTGTCCTAAGCTGAGAGTTCCCTTTCTGAAATATTACAACTTCAACAGTGGGCTGAGGCTAGAGGAATACTGAATGTATGGACTGAAATTTTTCCCATGTATACATTTGCTTTATTGCAGAAGTTCCCAAACTTTTTGTAGTGTGGACCAAATGGAAAAGTAATAGTAAGAGCATTTTAATGTGTTTTGACTGTCTTTTCAtgaatttagcagctggaaataaaGAATAGCCAGTATTGTGTGACCAGCTAACAATCTGTAGACCAAAGTTGAAGACCTCTGCTCTGTCATATTTAACAAGCATTTCCATTTGCCAAGAGCTtagtctagaccagtggttctcaaagccggtccgccgcttgttcagggaaagcccctggtgggccgggccggtttgtttacctgctgcctccacaggttcggccgatcacagctcccactggccgtggttcaccgctccaggccaatgggggctgcgggaagggcggccagcacatccctcggcctgtgccgcttccggtaaacaaaccggcctggcccaccaggggctttccctgaacaagtggcagaccaGCTTTGAAAAGCACTGGTCTAGACAACCAAATTTaagctcatctttaaaaaaaacaaaaaaaaacagcaacaaagtTAGTGATTCTCTATATATCACACATTTAACAAAGCTGCCAGGAGGACCCCCTCATGCCCAAGCATCTGCTCATTTGCCCTGTTTAGCAAACATTTTCCATTCTGTTGTGGAGGAAAAGTAAATGGAAGCAATCATGGTCCTTTTCAAGTGCCTGTATGTATATTGTTGAAACAAATATGGAAAGGTATTTTCTGAATTTGTGTCATTTTGAACACTTATAAAACTTCTAAAAAGTCTGAATAAAGAAAACTAGTtgtttaatgttctttttaatttattaagCATAAATGccctttttaatattatttttaaattacttcaGTGTGGCTCTTCCTATCCCACTGAAATAACACAAATCATGCAGCAGTAGCTGTGGGTTTTTGGTGGAACAGCTGTGTAAATGGCTTCATAAAACTTTCATTGCTGTTTTGTGTGCATACAGAACTTATGTCCTGCATAAGGCTAGTCTTGGGTTTTGTAATTTTTTCCATAATAGGGAGGAAGAGATGTATAAATTACATTATTTAACTATTTGATTTTTGTACACTTCATGTTTTAGAGCAAGGCAGAACGTTGTCTAACTTAACAGTTATCAACTAAGTAATAGAGAAATTGCACAAGACAGAAGAAGCATTGTAATATTTAACACTGATTGACTAACTTAGTTAATTCTTTTCCTATAGCTAATTCTAAACTTGAATAAATGTATTCTGTCTCCATGAGATTAACCCATTTAGTTTTTGAAAATACAGTCTACCACAGTGACAACTGTTGAGAAGATCATTGCAATATTAAAGTCTCCCAGTTGTCTCCTGATAATTATGTGGTTTAGCAGAAGGGTCAGGAAGGTAGCATGGTTGTGCTACATAGATTTCATCTTAAAAAACTGGATTTGCTAGTGTGCCCTTCTTGTGTGTCATGGAATAGGGTTAAAATCCTCAAAATAAATTAGCGGTGAGTGTAGCGGTTGGCCACTGCACTGCAGATTTTTTTGTGTTAGCTAACCAAATTTCTGTACTGTCTTGTCTTGGAGTTTCTATGATGAATTGTCCATGTGAATGAAGGCTTCTAGGTTAGCTGGAGCTTTGAAGGCTGATAATTATGCTGTATGTTTTATACTGATAATTATGCTGTATGTTTTTACAAGTGTGGTAATAGGTATACTAGTAAAATGTAGATATTTTGTGATGTTACAAAGTTTTTAGTAAAAAGACCAAGGCTCTGCTAGTAAATCTTTGCTGGGATCAAAGATTTATATAAAAAATGTTTATGATAACATAGTAAATTGCTCCACACATTTACTGATGCTCAGTGGGTGATTACCATGATGGTGCcattatttttcacattttttacCTATATATTTTGGACACTTGTGAACCAAAACAAGGTAGAAACACATCAAGAGATGCAAATATTCTTTATGCTTTAGAATGCAGAATATTGCTTAACAGTTTTGAAGAAGCCTTGTATGAGACAAAATGTTAGCAGtgtacgtagggtgaccagatgtccagattttatagggacagtcccaatttttggggtctttttcttatgtaggcgtatataggctcctatttaccgcccacccccactcccgtcccgatttttcacatttgctgtctggtcaccctaactgtatGGAAATGCACCACTGCTGATTTGTTTTTGGCCAGCATGTGTGTTGACATGGTGAAAAGGAGCATTAGATAATTTTGATTGCTTTCACTCTTTCATAAAGATGCAACTCATTTCCATATTTGTCCCACCCTCTTATAAAAATCTAGATGGGCTACTGACAACTTTAGACACTTTGAAACTAGGGAGCGAGTAGACATAGCCCAATATGTATTTCATGATCTACTGTTACTATGCcacttaaaatgaaaaattaagctACTAGTAACATAATTTCTTTCACAAAATACAGAAAATTGCAACGAAGTAGGGCATGATTGCAATTTAAGGGAAATGGTGCAGATAAATCCCCTTTAATAGATCTGTTTTGTAGATGTAGAAACCTTACTAGTCAGTTATTTATTCCTTTTGGCTGACTGACCTTAGTGAGAAGAAATGCAGGACTCTTCTGGTTTGTGATTCTGTAGCGTTAGGTGCGCAGTCTTTATTTTTCCTAAATTGAAGTAAATGATTTCCACAGTCTTGGAAAGGTGAGCTCTGGTCAATAATGAAGGCaatttagaaatattttcattttctcaGTGTATTTCTCATGTTTGAGTTAAACTAAATTGTCTCAGTATTCTGAGATCCTGGGCTTTATTTTCATTTAGAAGAATCTATGCCAACTAGTAAGTGGAGAAAGCTGCTGGAGCAAGAATGATCACTATGATTTAATTGCAGGTGGGAGGAAAAATTGAAGCTGGGCTTGGACTATCGGTAAGAGTAATATTCAAATGAGACctatttgtttttaatcaaaatcagGGGAGTGTTCACAaaccaacagatttatttttgaaaatatttttatataaaatgtttgtttcctGCAGTTTTGATAATCCTGTAGTTTCCCAGGGAGTTCTGTGGTTGGTTGTTTAGTGTAGCCTATAGGGCTTCCTCTCAACCCcaataaatatatatgtatgtatactaATAATGGAATCCTCTGACCTTCTGCAATGTGGAAGTCTTTTTCAGTGCAAGCTGAACAATATGAAAAGGATTTAATGCTCAATttttgtaacactttaaaaacaaGACTTTATAAATGATAGTTTCTTAAGGAAATGGACTTTTCTTCCTTCATGTGACTAGTGCTTATTAAAAGAATGTTAGCCTGGTAGTGCTGGAGAATGAATTcctttat
This genomic interval carries:
- the FIGNL1 gene encoding fidgetin-like protein 1 isoform X1; the protein is MQTPVSSAVHLNEWQKNYFAITSDTCTPGQKADGYRAQILHIQYAWANSEISQVCATNLFKKYAEKYSAIIDSDNAETGLNNYAENILTLARCQQNDSDKWQSSLTTSNVFELKSVQELMHAGKKFQSSLMAPADAFVVVDKEVSASVTPGLPKLNVCSSAVDTDLWANSSKCISQGPDILESLSSLKCFQSSVPSVTKTTDILPASSASLNELPNTGFYASPLFGNNKAASSSSVKPASHFEIGQNLSFSNHSSLLAGSGNPGKRKTFYSSSDESNSTTSSLASSKPSISTEAKNFVGSGNGSEESNDFKTAKEQLWVDQQKKYHNQPQRTPVSSYGGIKKSLGAGRSRGPFGKFVPPVPRQDGNENGGPQYKPYGAGPTESSFPVDERLKNIEPKMIELIMHEIMDHGPPVNWDDIAGVDFAKATIKEIVVWPMLRPDIFTGLRGPPKGILLFGPPGTGKTLIGKCIACQSGATFFSISASSLTSKWVGEGEKMVRALFTVARCQQPAVIFIDEIDSLLSQRGDGEHESSRRIKTEFLVQLDGATTSSEDRILVVGATNRPQEIDEAARRRLVKRLYIPLPEASARKQIVTRLMSKEHCCLREEEVELIVKKSDGFSGADMTQLCREASLGPIRSLQSMDIATITPEQVRPISFLDFDSAFKTVRPSVSSKDLELYENWNQTFGCGR
- the FIGNL1 gene encoding fidgetin-like protein 1 isoform X2, encoding MQTPVSSAVHLNEWQKNYFAITSDTCTPGQKADGYRAQILHIQYAWANSEISQVCATNLFKKYAEKYSAIIDSDNAETGLNNYAENILTLARCQQNDSDKWQSSLTTRSGNPGKRKTFYSSSDESNSTTSSLASSKPSISTEAKNFVGSGNGSEESNDFKTAKEQLWVDQQKKYHNQPQRTPVSSYGGIKKSLGAGRSRGPFGKFVPPVPRQDGNENGGPQYKPYGAGPTESSFPVDERLKNIEPKMIELIMHEIMDHGPPVNWDDIAGVDFAKATIKEIVVWPMLRPDIFTGLRGPPKGILLFGPPGTGKTLIGKCIACQSGATFFSISASSLTSKWVGEGEKMVRALFTVARCQQPAVIFIDEIDSLLSQRGDGEHESSRRIKTEFLVQLDGATTSSEDRILVVGATNRPQEIDEAARRRLVKRLYIPLPEASARKQIVTRLMSKEHCCLREEEVELIVKKSDGFSGADMTQLCREASLGPIRSLQSMDIATITPEQVRPISFLDFDSAFKTVRPSVSSKDLELYENWNQTFGCGR